AACTTATTACATTTAACTGATGATGCTAGAAAATTtggaaatttgaataattttggcAATTGTTCCTTTGAGaactatttacaaaaaataaaaaaaaatgttgagaaaatattatgatattctacCACAACTAGTACAAAGACTGGCTGAAGAAAGGTATCTTCAAATATTACCTAACCACAAAgtaaaaccaaataattttaaactagaaAAAGAACATAGTgacgttattttattaaatgatacCTGCAATCCTCATTATAAAGAGGtagtattttgtaattttaaacttagttcaaaagttcaaatttcaTGTTGTAGATTAAAAATGCGGCACCAttattgaaatttcaaattttgcaCATAGTAAAGTATTAAATCAGCCAATAGTCATTACTAATGACTcattagtaaaaaatacaataaaactacAGATTTTTATACCAACCCTTCTCAATCATCTTTAATTGGTATTCTATTAGTTACTTAACttcaagaaaatttttcattttggccaatatcatatattgtttataaatgagtTTGTTTACCATAAAACACGAGTTTTGTAGTATTTCCTTTACTGCATACTTATGagcactaaatttaaaaatgagtataatatgttcagtgtgtgtgtatatttttaagaaaacaattatgtacataataacttaatacatataatataaaaattagttatagaTAATCATGGCGGCAGTTGCTGGTTGGTATGTTGTAAAGTTTATTGACGAAAACACAATTGAACCTATACCAAACAGTTGGATGATAAACTTTAATGTGTTTATGGCCCAATgtgtcaacaaaaaaaataacttgggaaattaaaaataccattaaACCTTCTATGAAGAATACCTGgacaaattgtaaaattaaagtgTTATGTAAAAACGTATAACAAACTTTAGTGAAGCATCAAAAATggcaaataattttcttacacaATCGTCAACTAAAACAGAAGTATGTACACcaaaaataatcacaaaaaaacacaaaaaatgataaaagaAAGTGAAAATGATTAATCATTCACTAATGATAGTAATAGCAGTGACAGTGACTCAGATCTTCCGAAATTCCCTAAATTTTCTAGTAAGTtacctaactatttaaaaaaccaaataataaaaaaaatatatcattaagagttttattatattaataaataattaaataaagtataaaaatgtaatatacctatgatTAATGTATACTAAATTTCAGAAATTGATTCCTGCAGTTTGAAAGTGCTTCCTGTTCAAAATAGTTTAACTCAATCAAGTCAAAATGAATTCACAGTGATGGAAAATGCTTTACAGGATAAACCATGTCATACATCAGATGTTGAGATCAGATCTCCATCAGATcaaattggtaaatattttgttttattttcactaaatatctaataaacacTACATAATCAtaactatttgtttttacaGGTAATACAAATCATATAACTATTGATGATTTTGTCAACAATGATTTTTTCATCAGTGATAATTCATTAATTGATGTTGCAATGATGAGTAATAGTAACACAAATACTGAAGATAAAGGTGATTTAGTAAATTCAAATAACTacaatttgtacatttatattataaatttattttaattattgcagTTCTGTAATACTATTTTACAAATGTACTGTGTTTATAGGTTTAAACATGAAAAACTCTACTGATACTGCTGAAGATCTAACTGGTAagctttatttaaattgtaattgtggttcattataagtataacttaagacttaagaggacgctacacaggCAAACGAAACCGAGCAATGACCAAGAGAATGCGCTGTTAGGTGTTTTCTAGTGATGGCGTGAAATAGCAGTAGCAGTGATTTTTTCACAGTGATTCCAAAGTAGCAGTAACAGACTGTTACTCAGATATTGAGATACCAGTGATTgctacttttttcattttttgatatttatatatatcatataaggAGGTGCTACTGATACTGATACTATGAATTAATGTGATATGTGACTGTGAAAAAAATCACAAGTGATATtttcatagagtaatattactctatggatatgatattttacaatgtgatatgtgattgtgaaaaaaatcacaagtgatatattacaattttagtgatactaatattaataatatattatattataattactataaaaaatcattatcaaattatattttagtgctttaaaatttaaataattgtatgcttTTAGTGATTCTGTTATTGCGTTTTATCAgatttatgtatagtatatagcaTGACTAAATAGATTTAGTCatggtatgtatatattatactgtatagtgcCATCGTGAGGTAGTATAAACAGTATGCTTCATTGTtacctatctaaatattaattatatgtgtaCAGGATACGTCAATATTCAATACTCAATGTATTAGACAATAGACATTAGTGAttattgaacaataaataagaaatattcaaatatcataattttgtaaaatcttaaaacaaaaattatttattattgaaatataaactgCCAATTTACaggtaatgagtaatgactctatctaataatttccattttgatttaaaaataacaacatctGAGCTTTTTTGGAATTTAAGCGGCATCTTCGGTCAGATAATATTAAGCCTGCCTTTGAAAATACACGCTCGCATGGTACCGATGAACTTAAACAGCACAACATTCTTCTCGCCAAAATGCTGAGAAAtggaaaattatgtttttgttctTTCCACCATATCAAAGGATTAGAACTTCTTGGAACTAATGCTTCTTCCATGTAACGCTGAACTTCTATTATTGCTCTTGATCTTGATGTTCTTTCAACCGGTTGCATGTGAGTAATCAGCGTGTCAATAGTTTCCCAAATTGAAAATGTGTTTTCTTTAGGTCCGGATGTGCTTTCTAAAGATGTCGAAGGTTCTATATTTGATGTAGTATTTGAAGTAGTAATTTCAGATCTGGTCAAAGAAATTAATTGACTTGTGGAATCGATGATgtcattttttatagtatttaacatACTAACGTTGTTTACAaatggtacatttttaaatcgggGATCCAGAAACGTACACTTACCTAAGGTATTACTTTTTTCTATGTTTCCCCAGCTTTGTCTGTCGTTCATACcagtaactaaattattaattaaatgattcGTTCTTTGTGAATAATTACACTTTTTCATTAGTTCACAGACATTTTGAAGACCGTGAACTATGACAATTGTCAATGAAGCTGTCATGTACTGTTCACCACTGATAGCCTTAGTTGCTTCTTCAAATGGGCTTAACACTTTGCAAAATTCTTTTACAGTTAACCATTCATCTGAGTTTAAGGGGTCTAGGGCTTTATCTAAAAGGCCTATTGTTCCTCTAATTGCCACTTCCAAATCAACAAAGCGTTGTAGCATATAAAATGTTGAGTTCCAACGTGTTGAAACATCTTGAAGCATTTTTTTTGGTTGCTTTTCCCCTAAATTTGTTTGGTATGTCATTAGCTTGTGATGTGCAGTGGTACTTTTTCTAAAATGTGTTGAAATCGCCTTAACTTTTTCAATGATACTGGATTCTTGTTTTAATGCAGACTGTACAATTAGATTAAGGGTATGAGCAAAACATCctagattttttaattgtaaattacttaatgcattttttatattatatgcattgtcTGACAcagcaaatacaatttttttatccaCGCCCCAtgtttgtaaaacattttttatttcgttactAAGATTTTCACTTGTATGACTTTCACTATAAGGATGACAACTTAACAAAACTGACCTAAGTTCAAAATTTagatcaataaaatgtatagtgatAGCCATAAACCCTTCTGTATTTCTAGAAGTCCAGCAGTCAGTTGTAATACAACCAGTTTCCAATTcttcattaattaaaactttcatCGCATTCACACATGTTTCATATTCTGCTGGGATTAAAACTTTTGATATAGAATGGCGGTTAGGGATTTTATAATTAGGATTAAGTAAATGTACAAATTCTTTAAAACCTGGATCATCAACTACGCTAAATGGTTGCAAAtcttttgtaaacaattttaaaaaagaatggtccaattttttttgtgtatcaactgacatttttagattctgagtggaacgatgaatgtattgattttacaatgatgtgtgtttttttttttttttttttatttttaattttttttttatttaatttttaatttttttttgtgtctgtcatcaccttttaggacagtaaaactgcttcgattttctttaacagtaacttttatgattggaaagtgaatctagttggtactttggggggtcaaaagtaaaaatttcccagtagttttcaaaagcgacgtgaaaaacaaaagaaaaattaaggaaaaacagggatttttacgcaaaatcgatttttaacaaaatcgattttggtttttggtgtaactctaaaacaaatgaccgtagatatatgaaattttcacaggttgtttatatgtgcattttctatacacggtaaaattttgaaaatattttgatttattttgagctctttacggacattttcattttccatttttttttagttttttttctaaaaatatcaataaaattttatttgttggataaaaaagcttgaaaatttaatagaaggctcctagtatattgtttcaaaggcagatgaaaaatattaaaaatcgttaatcACAGNNNNNNNNNNNNNNNNNNNNNNNNNNNNNNNNNNNNNNNNNNNNNNNNNNNNNNNNNNNNNNNNNNNNNNNNNNNNNNNNNNNNNNNNNNNNNNNNNNNNNNNNNNNNNNNNNNNNNNNNNNNNNNNNNNNNNNNNNNNNNNNNNNNNNNNNNNNNNNNNNNNNNNNNNNNNNNNNNNNNNNNNNNNNNNNNNNNNNNNNNNNNNNNNNNNNNNNNNNNNNNNNNNNNNNNNNNNNNNNNNNNNNNNNNNNNNNNNNNNNNNNNNNNNNNNNNNNNNNNNNNNNNNNNNNNNNNNNNNNNNNNNNNNNNNNNNNNNNNNNNNNNNNNNNNNNNNNNNNNNNNNNNNNNNNNNNNNNNNNNNNNNNNNNNNNNNNNNNNNNNNNNNNNNNNNNNNNNNNNNNNNNNNNNNNNNNNNNNNNNNNNNNNNNNNNNNNNNNNNNNNNNNNNNNNNNNNNNNNNNNNNNNNNNNNNNNNNNNNNNNNNNNNNNNNNNNNNNNNNNNNNNNNNNNNNNNNNNNNNNNNNNNNNNNNNNNNNNNNNNNNNNNNNNNNNNNNNNNNNNNNNNNNNNNNNNNNNNNNNNNNNNNNNNNNNNNNNNNNNNNNNNNNNNNNNNNNNNNNNNNNNNNNNNNNNNNNNNNNNNNNNNNNNNNNNNNNNNNNNNNNNNNNNNNNNNNNNNNNNNNNNNNNNNNNNNNNNNNNNNNNNNNNNNNNNNNNNNNNNNNNNNNNNNNNNNNNNNNNNNNNNNNNNNNNNNNNNNNNNNNNNNNNNNNNNNNNNNNNNNNNNNNNNNNNNNNNNNNNNNNNNNNNNNNNNNNNNNNNNNNNNNNNNNNNNNNNNNNNNNNNNNNNNNNNNNNNNNNNNNNNNNNNNNNNNNNNNNNNNNNNNNNNNNNNNNNNNNNNNNNNNNNNNNNNNNNNNNNNNNNNNNNNNNNNNNNNNNNNNNNNNNNNNNNNNNNNNNNNNNNNNNNNNNNNNNNNNNNNNNNNNNNNNNNNNNNNNNNNNNNNNNNNNNNNNNNNNNNNNNNNNNNNNNNNNNNNNNNNNNNNNNNNNNNNNNNNNNNNNNNNNNNNNNNNNNNNNNNNNNNNNNNNNNNNNNNNNNNNNNNNNNNNNNNNNNNNNNNNNNNNNNNNNNNNNNNNNNNNNNNNNNNNNNNNNNNNNNNNNNNNNNNNNNNNNNNNNNNNNNNNNNNNNNNNNNNNNNNNNNNNNNNNNNNNNNNNNNNNNNNNNNNNNNNNNNNNNNNNNNNNNNNNNNNNNNNNNNNNNNNNNNNNNNNNNNNNNNNNNNNNNNNNNNNNNNNNNNNNNNNNNNNNNNNNNNNNNNNNNNNNNNNNNNNNNNNNNNNNNNNNNNNNNNNNNNNNNNNNNNNNNNNNNNNNNNNNNNNNNNNNNNNNNNNNNNNNNNNNNNNNNNNNNNNNNNNNNNNNNNNNNNNNNNNNNNNNNNNNNNNNNNNNNNNNNNNNNNNNNNNNNNNNNNNNNNNNNNNNNNNNNNNNNNNNNNNNNNNNNNNNNNNNNNNNNNNNNNNNNNNNNNNNNNNNNNNNNNNNNNNNNNNNNNNNNNNNNNNNNNNNNNNNNNNNNNNNNNNNNNNNNNNNNNNNNNNNNNNNNNNNNNNNNNNNNNNNNNNNNNNNNNNNNNNNNNNNNNNNNNNNNNNNNNNNNNNNNNNNNNNNNNNNNNNNNNNNNNNNNNNNNNNNNNNNNNNNNNNNNNNNNNNNNNNNNNNNNNNNNNNNNNNNNNNNNNNNNNNNNNNNNNNNNNNNNNNNNNNNNNNNNNNNNNNNNNNNNNNNNNNNNNNNNNNNNNNNNNNNNNNNNNNNNNNNNNNNNNNNNNNNNNNNNNNNNNNNNNNNNNNNNNNNNNNNNNNNNNNNNNNNNNNNNNNNNNNNNNNNNNNNNNNNNNNNNNNNNNNNNNNNNNNNNNNNNNNNNNNNNNNNNNNNNNNNNNNNNNNNNNNNNNNNNNNNNNNNNNNNNNNNNNNNNNNNNNNNNNNNNNNNNNNNNNNNNNNNNNNNNNNNNNNNNNNNNNNNNNNNNNNNNNNNNNNNNNNNNNNNNNNNNNNNNNNNNNNNNNNNNNNNNNNNNNNNNNNNNNNNNNNNNNNNNNNNNNNNNNNNNNNNNNNNNNNNNNNNNNNNNNNNNNNNNNNNNNNNNNNNNNNNNNNNNNNNNNNNNNNNNNNNNNNNNNNNNNNNNNNNNNNNNNNNNNNNNNNNNNNNNNNNNNNNNNNNNNNNNNNNNNNNNNNNNNNNNNNNNNNNNNNNNNNNNNNNNNNNNNNNNNNNNNNNNNNNNNNNNNNNNNNNNNNNNNNNNNNNNNNNNNNNNNNNNNNNNNNNNNNNNNNNNNNNNNNNNNNNNNNNNNNNNNNNNNNNNNNNNNNNNNNNNNNNNNNNNNNNNNNNNNNNNNNNNNNNNNNNNNNNNNNNNNNNNNNNNNNNNNNNNNNNNNNNNNNNNNNNNNNNNNNNNNNNNNNNNNNNNNNNNNNNNNNNNNNNNNNNNNNNNNNNNNNNNNNNNNNNNNNNNNNNNNNNNNNNNNNNNNNNNNNNNNNNNNNNNNNNNNNNNNNNNNNNNNNNNNNNNNNNNNNNNNNNNNNNNNNNNNNNNNNNNNNNNNNNNNNNNNNNNNNNNNNNNNNNNNNNNNNNNNNNNNNNNNNNNNNNNNNNNNNNNNNNNNNNNNNNNNNNNNNNNNNNNNNNNNNNNNNNNNNNNNNNNNNNNNNNNNNNNNNNNNNNNNNNNNNNNNNNNNNNNNNNNNNNNNNNNNNNNNNNNNNNNNNNNNNNNNNNNNNNNNNNNNNNNNNNNNNNNNNNNNNNNNNNNNNNNNNNNNNNNNNNNNNNNNNNNNNNNNNNNNNNNNNNNNNNNNNNNNNNNNNNNNNNNNNNNNNNNNNNNNNNNNNNNNNNNNNNNNNNNNNNNNNNNNNNNNNNNNNNNNNNNNNNNNNNNNNNNNNNNNNNNNNNNNNNNNNNNNNNNNNNNNNNNNNNNNNNNNNNNNNNNNNNNNNNNNNNNNNNNNNNNNNNNNNNNNNNNNNNNNNNNNNNNNNNNNNNNNNNNNNNNNNNNNNNNNNNNNNNNNNNNNNNNNNNNNNNNNNNNNNNNNNNNNNNNNNNNNNNNNNNNNNNNNNNNNNNNNNNNNNNNNNNNNNNNNNNNNNNNNNNNNNNNNNNNNNNNNNNNNNNNNNNNNNNNNNNNNNNNNNNNNNNNNNNNNNNNNNNNNNNNNNNNNNNNNNNNNNNNNNNNNNNNNNNNNNNNNNNNNNNNNNNNNNNNNNNNNNNNNNNNNNNNNNNNNNNNNNNNNNNNNNNNNNNNNNNNNNNNNNNNNNNNNNNNNNNNNNNNNNNNNNNNNNNNNNNNNNNNNNNNNNNNNNNNNNNNNNNNNNNNNNNNNNNNNNNNNNNNNNNNNNNNNNNNNNNNNNNNNNNNNNNNNNNNNNNNNNNNNNNNNNNNNNNNNNNNNNNNNNNNNNNNNNNNNNNNNNNNNNNNNNNNNNNNNNNNNNNNNNNNNNNNNNNNNNNNNNNNNNNNNNNNNNNNNNNNNNNNNNNNNNNNNNNNNNNNNNNNNNNNNNNNNNNNNNNNNNNNNNNNNNNNNNNNNNNNNNNNNNNNNNNNNNNNNNNNNNNNNNNNNNNNNNNNNNNNNNNNNNNNNNNNNNNNNNNNNNNNNNNNNNNNNNNNNNNNNNNNNNNNNNNNNNNNNNNNNNNNNNNNNNNNNNNNNNNNNNNNNNNNNNNNNNNNNNNNNNNNNNNNNNNNNNNNNNNNNNNNNNNNNNNNNNNNNNNNNNNNNNNNNNNNNNNNNNNNNNNNNNNNNNNNNNNNNNNNNNNNNNNNNNNNNNNNNNNNNNNNNNNNNNNNNNNNNNNNNNNNNNNNNNNNNNNNNNNNNNNNNNNNNNNNNNNNNNNNNNNNNNNNNNNNNNNNNNNNNNNNNNNNNNNNNNNNNNNNNNNNNNNNNNNNNNNNNNNNNNNNNNNNNNNNNNNNNNNNNNNNNNNNNNNNNNNNNNNNNNNNNNNNNNNNNNNNNNNNNNNNNNNNNNNNNNNNNNNNNNNNNNNNNNNNNNNNNNNNNNNNNNNNNNNNNNNNNNNNNNNNNNNNNNNNNNNNNNNNNNNNNNNNNNNNNNNNNNNNNNNNNNNNNNNNNNNNNNNNNNNNNNNNNNNNNNNNNNNNNNNNNNNNNNNNNNNNNNNNNNNNNNNNNNNNNNNNNNNNNNNNNNNNNNNNNNNNNNNNNNNNNNNNNNNNNNNNNNNNNNNNNNNNNNNNNNNNNNNNNNNNNNNNNNNNNNNNNNNNNNNNNNNNNNNNNNNNNNNNNNNNNNNNNNNNNNNNNNNNNNNNNNNNNNNNNNNNNNNNNNNNNNNNNNNNNNNNNNNNNNNNNNNNNNNNNNNNNNNNNNNNNNNNNNNNNNNNNNNNNNNNNNNNNNNNNNNNNNNNNNNNNNNNNNNNNNNNNNNNNNNNNNNNNNNNNNNNNNNNNNNNNNNNNNNNNNNNNNNNNNNNNNNNNNNNNNNNNNNNNNNNNNNNNNNNNNNNNNNNNNNNNNNNNNNNNNNNNNNNNNNNNNNNNNNNNNNNNNNNNNNNNNNNNNNNNNNNNNNNNNNNNNNNNNNNNNNNNNNNNNNNNNNNNNNNNNNNNNNNNNNNNNNNNNNNNNNNNNNNNNNNNNNNNNNNNNNNNNNNNNNNNNNNNNNNNNNNNNNNNNNNNNNNNNNNNNNNNNNNNNNNNNNNNNNNNNNNNNNNNNNNNNNNNNNNNNNNNNNNNNNNNNNNNNNNNNNNNNNNNNNNNNNNNNNNNNNNNNNNNNNNNNNNNNNNNNNNNNNNNNNNNNNNNNNNNNNNNNNNNNNNNNNNNNNNNNNNNNNNNNNNNNNNNNNNNNNNNNNNNNNNNNNNNNNNNNNNNNNNNNNNNNNNNNNNNNNNNNNNNNNNNNNNNNNNNNNNNNNNNNNNNNNNNNNNNNNNNNNNNNNNNNNNNNNNNNNNNNNNNNNNNNNNNNNNNNNNNNNNNNNNNNNNNNNNNNNNNNNNNNNNNNNNNNNNNNNNNNNNNNNNNNNNNNNNNNNNNNNNNNNNNNNNNNNNNNNNNNNNNNNNNNNNNNNNNNNNNNNNNNNNNNNNNNNNNNNNNNNNNNNNNNNNNNNNNNNNNNNNNNNNNNNNNNNNNNNNNNNNNNNNNNNNNNNNNNNNNNNNNNNNNNNNNNNNNNNNNNNNNNNNNNNNNNNNNNNNNNNNNNNNNNNNNNNNNNNNNNNNNNNNNNNNNNNNNNNNNNNNNNNNNNNNNNNNNNNNNNNNNNNNNNNNNNNNNNNNNNNNNNNNNNNNNNNNNNNNNNNNNNNNNNNNNNNNNNNNNNNNNNNNNNNNNNNNNNNNNNNNNNNNNNNNNNNNNNNNNNNNNNNNNNNNNNNNNNNNNNNNNNNNNNNNNNNNNNNNNNNNNNNNNNNNNNNNNNNNNNNNNNNNNNNNNNNNNNNNNNNNNNNNNNNNNNNNNNNNNNNNNNNNNNNNNNNNNNNNNNNNNNNNNNNNNNNNNNNNNNNNNNNNNNNNNNNNNNNNNNNNNNNNNNNNNNNNNNNNNNNNNNNNNNNNNNNNNNNNNNNNNNNNNNNNNNNNNNNNNNNNNNNNNNNNNNNNNNNNNNNNNNNNNNNNNNNNNNNNNNNNNNNNNNNNNNNNNNNNNNNNNNNNNNNNNNNNNNNNNNNNNNNNNNNNNNNNNNNNNNNNNNNNNNNNNNNNNNNNNNNNNNNNNNNNNNNNNNNNNNNNNNNNNNNNNNNNNNNNNNNNNNNNNNNNNNNNNNNNNNNNNNNNNNNNNNNNNNNNNNNNNNNNNNNNNNNNNNNNNNNNNNNNNNNNNNNNNNNNNNNNNNNNNNNNNNNNNNNNNNNNNNNNNNNNNNNNNNNNNNNNNNNNNNNNNNNNNNNNNNNNNNNNNNNNNNNNNNNNNNNNNNNNNNNNNNNNNNNNNNNNNNNNNNNNNNNNNNNNNNNNNNNNNNNNNNNNNNNNNNNNNNNNNNNNNNNNNNNNNNNNNNNNNNNNNNNNNNNNNNNNNNNNNNNNNNNNNNNNNNNNNNNNNNNNNNNNNNNNNNNNNNNNNNNNNNNNNNNNNNNNNNNNNNNNNNNNNNNNNNNNNNNNNNNNNNNNNNNNNNNNNNNNNNNNNNNNNNNNNNNNNNNNNNNNNNNNNNNNNNNNNNNNNNNNNNNNNNNNNNNNNNNNNNNNNNNNNNNNNNNNNNNNNNNNNNNNNNNNNNNNNNNNNNNNNNNNNNNNNNNNNNNNNNNNNNNNNNNNNNNNNNNNNNNNNNNNNNNNNNNNNNNNNNNNNNNNNNNNNNNNNNNNNNNNNNNNNNNNNNNNNNNNNNNNNNNNNNNNNNNNNNNNNNNNNNNNNNNNNNNNNNNNNNNNNNNNNNNNNNNNNNNNNNNNNNNNNNNNNNNNNNNNNNNNNNNNNNNNNNNNNNNNNNNNNNNNNNNNNNNNNNNNNNNNNNNNNNNNNNNNNNNNNNNNNNNNNNNNNNNNNNNNNNNNNNNNNNNNNNNNNNNNNNNNNNNNNNNNNNNNNNNNNNNNNNNNNNNNNNNNNNNNNNNNNNNNNNNNNNNNNNNNNNNNNNNNNNNNNNNNNNNNNNNNNNNNNNNNNNNNNNNNNNNNNNNNNNNNNNNNNNNNNNNNNNNNNNNNNNNNNNNNNNNNNNNNNNNNNNNNNNNNNNNNNNNNNNNNNNNNNNNNNNNNNNNNNNNNNNNNNNNNNNNNNNNNNNNNNNNNNNNNNNNNNNNNNNNNNNNNNNNNNNNNNNNNNNNNNNNNNNNNNNNNNNNNNNNNNNNNNNNNNNNNNNNNNNNNNNNNNNNNNNNNNNNNNNNNNNNNNNNNNNNNNNNNNNNNNNNNNNNNNNNNNNNNNNNNNNNNNNNNNNNNNNNNNNNNNNNNNNNNNNNNNNNNNNNNNNNNNNNNNNNNNNNNNNNNNNNNNNNNNNNNNNNNNNNNNNNNNNNNNNNNNNNNNNNNNNNNNNNNNNNNNNNNNNNNNNNNNNNNNNNNNNNNNNNNNNNNNNNNNNNNNNNNNNNNNNNNNNNNNNNNNNNNNNNNNNNNNNNNNNNNNNNNNNNNNNNNNNNNNNNNNNNNNNNNNNNNNNNNNNNNNNNNNNNNNNNNNNNNNNNNNNNNNNNNNNNNNNNNNNNNNNNNNNNNNNNNNNNNNNNNNNNNNNNNNNNNNNNNNNNNNNNNNNNNNNNNNNNNNNNNNNNNNNNNNNNNNNNNNNNNNNNNNNNNNNNNNNNNNNNNNNNNNNNNNNNNNNNNNNNNNNNNNNNNNNNNNNNNNNNNNNNNNNNNNNNNNNNNNNNNNNNNNNNNNNNNNNNNNNNNNNNNNNNNNNNNNNNNNNNNNNNNNNNNNNNNNNNNNNNNNNNNNNNNNNNNNNNNNNNNNNNNNNNNNNNNNNNNNNNNNNNNNNNNNNNNNNNNNNNNNNNNNNNNNNNNNNNNNNNNNNNNNNNNNNNNNNNNNNNNNNNNNNNNNNNNNNNNNNNNNNNNNNNNNNNNNNNNNNNNNNNNNNNNNNNNNNNNNNNNNNNNNNNNNNNNNNNNNNNNNNNNNNNNNNNNNNNNNNNNNNNNNNNNNNNNNNNNNNNNNNNNNNNNNNNNNNNNNNNNNNNNNNNNNNNNNNNNNNNNNNNNNNNNNNNNNNNNNNNNNNNNNNNNNNNNNNNNNNNNNNNNNNNNNNNNNNNNNNNNNNNNNNNNNNNNNNNNNNNNNNNNNNNNNNNNNNNNNNNNNNNNNNNNNNNNNNNNNNNNNNNNNNNNNNNNNNNNNNNNNNNNNNNNNNNNNNNNNNNNNNNNNNNNNNNNNNNNNNNNNNNNNNNNNNNNNNNNNNNNNNNNNNNNNNNNNNNNNNNNNNNNNNNNNNNNNNNNNNNNNNNNNNNNNNNNNNNNNNNNNNNNNNNNNNNNNNNNNNNNNNNNNNNNNNNNNNNNNNNNNNNNNNNNNNNNNNNNNNNNNNNNNNNNNNNNNNNNNNNNNNNNNNNNNNNNNNNNNNNNNNNNNNNNNNNNNNNNNNNNNNNNNNNNNNNNNNNNNNNNNNNNNNNNNNNNNNNNNNNNNNNNNNNNNNNNNNNNNNNNNNNNNNNNNNNNNNNNNNNNNNNNNNNNNNNNNNNNNNNNNNNNNNNNNNNNNNNNNNNNNNNNNNNNNNNNNNNNNNNNNNNNNNNNNNNNNNNNNNNNNNNNNNNNNNNNNNNNNNNNNNNNNNNNNNNNNNNNNNNNNNNNNNNNNNNNNNNNNNNNNNNNNNNNNNNNNNNNNNNNNNNNNNNNNNNNNNNNNNNNNNNNNNNNNNNNNNNNNNNNNNNNNNNNNNNNNNNNNNNNNNNNNNNNNNNNNNNNNNNNNNNNNNNNNNNNNNNNNNNNNNNNNNNNNNNNNNNNNNNNNNNNNNNNNNNNNNNNNNNNNNNNNNNNNNNNNNNNNNNNNNNNNNNNNNNNNNNNNNNNNNNNNNNNNNNNNNNNNNNNNNNNNNNNNNNNNNNNNNNNNNNNNNNNNNNNNNNNNNNNNNNNNNNNNNNNNNNNNNNNNNNNNNNNNNNNNNNNNNNNNNNNNNNNNNNNNNNNNNNNNNNNNNNNNNNNNNNNNNNNNNNNNNNNNNNNNNNNNNNNNNNNNNNNNNNNNNNNNNNNNNNNNNNNNNNNNNNNNNNNNNNNNNNNNNNNNNNNNNNNNNNNNNNNNNNNNNNNNNNNNNNNNNNNNNNNNNNNNNNNNNNNNNNNNNNNNNNNNNNNNNNNNNNNNNNNNNNNNNNNNNNNNNNNNNNNNNNNNNNNNNNNNNNNNNNNNNNNNNNNNNNNNNNNNNNNNNNNNNNNNNNNNNNNNNNNNNNNNNNNNNNNNNNNNNNNNNNNNNNNNNNNNNNNNNNNNNNNNNNNNNNNNNNNNNNNNNNNNNNNNNNNNNNNNNNNNNNNNNNNNNNNNNNNNNNNNNNNNNNNNNNNNNNNNNNNNNNNNNNNNNNNNNNNNNNNNNNNNNNNNNNNNNNNNNNNNNNNNNNNNNNNNNNNNNNNNNNNNNNNNNNNNNNNNNNNNNNNNNNNNNNNNNNNNNNNNNNNNNNNNNNNNNNNNNNNNNNNNNNNNNNNNNNNNNNNNNNNNNNNNNNNNNNNNNNNNNNNNNNNNNNNNNNNNNNNNNNNNNNNNNNNNNNNNNNNNNNNNNNNNNNNNNN
The DNA window shown above is from Acyrthosiphon pisum isolate AL4f unplaced genomic scaffold, pea_aphid_22Mar2018_4r6ur Scaffold_20960;HRSCAF=22641, whole genome shotgun sequence and carries:
- the LOC103309365 gene encoding zinc finger BED domain-containing protein 4-like, coding for MVDPGQPLKVNLQPFSVVDDPGFKEFVHLLNPNYKIPNRHSISKVLIPAEYETCVNAMKVLINEELETGCITTDCWTSRNTEGFMAITIHFIDLNFELRSVLLSCHPYSESHTSENLRCFAHTLNLIVQSALKQESSIIEKVKAISTHFRKSTTAHHKLMTYQTNLGEKQPKKMLQDVSTRWNSTFYMLQRFVDLEVAIRGTIGLLDKALDPLNSDEWLTVKEFCKVLSPFEEATKAISGEQYMTASLTIVIVHGLQNVCELMKKCNYSQRTNHLINNLVTGMNDRQSWGNIEKSNTLGKCTFLDPRFKNVPFVNNVSMLNTIKNDIIDSTSQLISLTRSEITTSNTTSNIEPSTSLESTSGPKENTFSIWETIDTLITHMQPVERTSRSRAIIEVQRYMEEALVPRSSNPLIWWKEQKHNFPFLSILARRMLCCLSSSSHITLIHSISISSTSLYDIYKYQKMKKVAITGISISE